A window from Saccharomyces cerevisiae S288C chromosome XIII, complete sequence encodes these proteins:
- a CDS encoding uncharacterized protein (hypothetical protein; identified by gene-trapping, microarray-based expression analysis, and genome-wide homology searching; SWAT-GFP fusion protein localizes to the endoplasmic reticulum and vacuole, while mCherry fusion localizes to just the vacuole), translating into MRSLVFVQLSLLSWEIFCGERSFVSMKAIFSCMYV; encoded by the coding sequence ATGAGAAGTTTGGTGTTTGTCCAACTTTCCCTGTTGTCCTGGGAAATATTCTGTGGGGAACGTAGCTTTGTGAGCATGAAAGCTATCTTTTCGTGTATGTACGTGTGA
- the SCS7 gene encoding fatty acid alpha-hydroxylase (Sphingolipid alpha-hydroxylase; functions in the alpha-hydroxylation of sphingolipid-associated very long chain fatty acids, has both cytochrome b5-like and hydroxylase/desaturase domains, not essential for growth), which yields MSTNTSKTLELFSKKTVQEHNTANDCWVTYQNRKIYDVTRFLSEHPGGDESILDYAGKDITEIMKDSDVHEHSDSAYEILEDEYLIGYLATDEEAARLLTNKNHKVEVQLSADGTEFDSTTFVKELPAEEKLSIATDYSNDYKKHKFLDLNRPLLMQILRSDFKKDFYVDQIHRPRHYGKGSAPLFGNFLEPLTKTAWWVVPVAWLPVVVYHMGVALKNMNQLFACFLFCVGVFVWTLIEYGLHRFLFHFDDWLPESNIAFATHFLLHGCHHYLPMDKYRLVMPPTLFVILCAPFYKLVFALLPLYWAYAGFAGGLFGYVCYDECHFFLHHSKLPPFMRKLKKYHLEHHYKNYQLGFGVTSWFWDEVFGTYLGPDAPLSKMKYE from the coding sequence ATGTCGACTAATACTTCCAAGACTTTGGAactgttttcaaaaaagacGGTACAAGAACACAATACTGCCAATGACTGCTGGGTCACTTATCAAAACAGAAAGATTTATGACGTGACCAGGTTTTTGAGCGAACACCCTGGTGGTGACGAGTCCATCTTGGACTATGCTGGTAAGGACATTACTGAGATCATGAAAGACTCAGATGTGCATGAACACAGCGACTCCGCGTATGAAATCCTTGAGGACGAATATTTGATTGGTTACTTGGCAACTGACGAAGAGGCAGCGAGATTGTTGACTAACAAGAACCATAAGGTTGAAGTGCAGTTGTCAGCTGACGGTACTGAGTTTGACTCCACTACTTTTGTAAAGGAGTTGCCCGCCGAGGAGAAACTAAGTATTGCTACGGACTACAGTAACGACTACAAAAAGCATAAATTTTTGGATCTGAACCGTCCTTTGCTGATGCAGATTCTGCGTAGtgatttcaagaaagatTTTTACGTTGACCAAATCCATAGACCAAGACATTACGGTAAGGGGTCTGCCCCGCTATTTGGTAATTTCTTGGAACCATTAACTAAAACAGCTTGGTGGGTTGTTCCAGTTGCTTGGTTGCCTGTAGTTGTGTACCACATGGGTGTTGCTTTGAAGAACATGAACCAGCTATTTGCATGTTTCTTGTTCTGTGTCGGTGTCTTTGTTTGGACTTTGATTGAATACGGTCTTCACCGTTTCCTATTTCATTTCGATGATTGGTTACCTGAAAGTAACATCGCATTCGCCACACATTTTCTACTACATGGTTGCCATCATTACTTGCCCATGGACAAGTACCGTTTAGTTATGCCACCTACTCTGTTCGTCATCCTTTGTGCTCCATTTTACAAGTTGGTATTTGCTCTGCTGCCACTTTATTGGGCTTACGCTGGTTTTGCTGGCGGTCTTTTCGGTTATGTCTGTTATGACGAATGtcatttcttcttgcaCCACTCTAAATTGCCTCCCTTCATGCGtaagttgaaaaaatatcaccTGGAACATCATTATAAAAACTACCAACTGGGATTTGGCGTCACATCCTGGTTTTGGGACGAAGTTTTTGGCACCTACTTAGGCCCCGATGCCCCATTGtccaaaatgaaatatgAATAA